The segment CACGCACCAGCGTCGCGTTCAAGCCGATCTGCCGCTGCCCGTCCACGATGAGGAAGGGGCGACGCGGCAACGAAACGGCCAGCGCAGGCGTGGCCGAGGTGTCGGCCTGTAGGAGGTTGGACGCGATCCAGCGCGCCTTCACCTGCAAATGATGCGGCGGCATGCTCGGCGCGCCCCACAACAGCACGCGCGGCGGCGCGTCCAGGCGCAAGCCCATCTGCAGCATAATCTGCCGCACTTGCTCCGAGAGTTCGTCGGCGAGGCGCGGCCGGTTGGCCTCAAGCGCGCGCAAGTCGTCCTCGTTCAGCGTCACCCAGAAGTGGTTGGGGGGCGCCGCCGTAGCGCTGCTGGCCTGCGCGTCCTCAATAGCGCGAACGATGACGCGCAATACCGCCTGCGCTTCCAGCTTGCCGCCGAGCGCGCGCGCCAGCGATGCCTCGATCAACTGTTGGGCGAGATCTTCAAATCGGTGCATGAGCGTCGTAGCGGGCAGTCAACGCTCTCTATCATCGCATATTATTATCGCCATGAAATCGAATGAGGCGGCGGTCGCGCCGTTTCACATCAGCCGTGCCGCGTTGGGACTACTACGCAGCATGCGCCCGAAGCAGTGGACGAAGAACATCTTCATCTTCGCGGCGCTCGTGTTCGACGGCAAGCTCTTCCGGCCCGGCCCACTCATCAACACGCTCATCGGCTTCGCCGTGTTGTGTTTGCTGTCGTCAGCGGTGTACCTGATCAACGACTGCGCCGACGCGAACGCGGACCGCGCCCATCCGACCAAGCGCAACCGCCCCATCGCGCGCGGCGATGTGCCGATCCCGTTGGCCGTGGTGTGGGCGGCCCTGTTGAGCGCTGTGTCACTCGCCGTCGCGTTTGCCGTGAATCTCGCGTTCGGCGCCATTGCGCTGGTTTATCTGGCGATGTCCACACTCTACACTTTTAGGCTCAAGCACGTCGTGATCCTGGATGTGATCTTCCTGGCCGCCGGCTTCGTCCTGCGCGTGGCGGCCGGCACGCCCCTTGTGGATGCCGAGCGTTTCTCGCCGTGGCTCTACACCTGCATGGCGCTGCTGGCGCTGCTGATCGGTTTCGGCAAGCGGCGCGCCGAGCTGGTTGAGCTGGGTGGGCGCTCCGCAACGCGCGCTTCGCTCGATCATTATTCCTTGCCTTTGCTCGACCAGATTATCGCGATCGTCACCGGCGCGCTGATCGTGTCATATACCTTCTATACGTTTTTTGCGCCGCAGTTGCCGCCCAACCACGCCATGATGCTGACCGTGCCGTTCGTGGTGTATGCCTTGTTCCGCTACCTGTATCTGGTGCACGTGAAAGGCGAAGGCGGCGCGCCCGACGAACTGGCGCTGAAGGACCGCCCGTTGCAGGTCACGTTTGTGCTGTGGGCGTTGGTCGCGATCGCCGTGCTCTATGCGGGCTAGGTGTGAGCGGCTGAATCGGTGCGCTGCGTCAGATGCCCAGCGCCTCGCGCATCGCGAGCGGCGAATCGCCGATGATGCCGTGCACGCCGCCCGCAGCAGCGCGAACGATGTCGGCGCGCGCGTTGACCGTCCATGTGTTCACCCGTTTGCCTTGCGCCTTCAACTTGGTCACATACTCCGGCGTGATGAAGCGGATGTCGGGATGGCGGAACTCGTGCGGCGCGAGCGGCGCCATCCACACGTGGCGCAGGTAGGCTGGCATGGCGTGGTGATACAAGATGCCGCGTGGGATATCGGGCGCCAATTGCGCCAGCCGGCGCACCGCCATCGGGTTGAACGAGGAGAACAACACGCGATCTTCGCAGCCGTGTCGCCGGACCACCTCGACCACCTGTCGCTCCAGCCCATCGAACGGCGTGGCATCGTTTTTGACCTCGATGTTGAGCAGGAAGGGGCGAGGTGCGCCGGCCGTGGCGATGATCACTTCATCGAGCGTCGGGATGCGCTCGCCGTTGCCGGCGTCCAGCCTGCGCAGTGCGGCCAGCGATAGGGCGCGCACCCGGCCCTCGCCGTCCGTCGTGCGGTTCACCGTGTCGTCGTGAATGACGACCACTTCGCCGGTCGCACAACGCCTCACGTCCAATTCGACGCCATCGGCGCCTTGCGCCTGGGCCAGCATGAACGCAGCCAGCGTATTCTCCGGCGCGTGCGCGCTGGCCCCCCGGTGGCCGATGATGAGCGGGCGATCGGTTGGATCGAGCCAGTGATTCATCGCCGGCATTCTACGCTCGTGGCGCGTGGTCGCACCCAACGGCGCGCGGGTAAGATTGATGCGATGGCCGAACTCGTCGTCCCCGAAGATGGGATGACCCTCACCCGCGACACCGTGCTGCGGCCGGGCGTGTACTACCTGCCAAACGGGCTGTGCATCGCCAAAGATGGCGTGACGCTGGACGGCAACGGCGCGCTGATCATCGGCGACGACTTCAAGGGGCGCGGCGTGCAGGTGGATCAGCGCGTCAGCGTGACGGTCAAGAACTTGCGCGTCGAGCGCTTCTATCACGGCATCTGGGTGAACGCCAGCGCCGACGTGCATATCCTGAACAACTGCGTGACGCGCACGCATGAGTTGCCCTCGCCGGACACCTTTCTGGACGTGTGGCTGCCGCGCGAGCAGGCCTACGGCGGCGGCATCTTTCTCTCTGGCGTTATAGACTCGTTTGTCGTCGGCAACGACGTGCGCCACCAGCAAAACGGCATCATGCTCTACGGGTGCAACCGCGTTGAGCTTTCCCACAACGACGCTTCGCACAACAGCGGTTATGGCATCCTGCTGTTCGAGTCGTCCGAGAACCTCATCGAGGACAACACGGCCGATTTCTGCTGCCGTGTGTATGCCGCCGGCTCCAACGGCGAACGCTACCACAACGGCGCCGACGCTGCCGCGTTGGTGGTCATGTGCAGCTCGTCCAGGAACATCATCCGCCATAACCGGCTGCGCAGCAGCGGCGACGGGGTGTTCCTCGGCGGTTTTCACAAAGACCAGGTCAAAGTGCCTTGTAACGACAACCTCTTCGAGAACAACGACGGCAGCTTTAGCCCGAACATCGCCTTCGAGGCGACGTTCTCGCAGCGCAACGTCTTTCGCAACAACCGCGCCGAAAACTGCGCCTATGGGTTCTGGCTGGGCTGGTCGAGCGAGACGACCGTCGAGGGGAATTCGATCAAAGGCAATCGCATCGCCGGCGTGGCGATCGAGCATGGCCACCACAACACCATCACCGGCAATATCTTCGAGCGCAACGGCGCAGGTGTGCAGCTCTGGGTGAACGCCGACGCCCAGCGCCGAACCGAACTGTTCCGCGAGTTCTACCCCGAATGCGCTGACAGCTATGAGACGCACATCGTCGGCAACACATTCGTTCACAATGACTTCGCCCTCCGCGCCTGGACCGAGCGTGATGCGCGTTATGCCGGCCCGCGCTGTCACCACTTCAACGTCCATGGTAATAAGCTGCTCGACAACCGCGTCGGCGTGCAGTTCGAGCGCGTGCGCGATAGCCTGATCCAAGACAACGAGATCCGCGCCAACCTCGAAGCCGGCATCAAGCTGATCGGCTGCCGGGATATCAACGTGAGCGGCAATCAGATGGATTGAGTCGAGCCGGGGGATGTAGCCGGCAAGCGAGGGGCGGCTCTCGCCCCTGCTTCCTCAAACTCCGGCTATGCAAACCGCGCCTCGCTCAAGCCGCGCAGGCGTTCGGCAGCTTGTTCCGGCGTGATGTCGCGCTGGGGCTGCGCCAGCATCTCGTAGCCCACCATGAACTTGCGCACCGTAGCGCTGCGCAACAGCGGCGGGTAGAAGTGCAGATGCATCTGCCATTCCTCGTGCGGCTCGCCGTCGTAGGGCGCTTGGTGCACTCCCATCGTGTAGGGGAAGGCGACCTCGAATAGGTTGTCGTAGCGCGTAGTCATGCGCTTGAGCGCGTCGGCCAACGCGTCGCGTTCCGGCTCGGTCAGCTCGACCATCCGGCGCGTATGCCGCTTTGGCAAGATCATTGTCTCGAACGGCCAAATCGCCCAGAACGGGACGAGGCAGACGAAGTGGGCGTTCTCGAAGATGATGCGCTCGCCGGCCTGTTGCTCGATCTCCAGGTAATCGAGCAAGAGCGGCAGGCCGGACGGTGAAGCTCCCAGTTGCTCCACGCCCTCTTGTCCCGCTGTCTCCCCATCGCGGCCGTAGCGGCCCGTCAGATAACGCAACTGCCCGCGCGTCTCTTTTACGACCTCGGTGGGGATGTGGCGCGTGGCCCACAGTTGGCCGTGTGGATGTGGGTTGCTCGCGCCCATGATTTCCCCTTTGTTCTCGAAGAGCTGAATGTAGGCGATGTCGTCGCGCGCGCCAAGTTCCTCGCACTGCGTCACCCAGGCATCCACCACAGCGCGGATCTGGGCAACCGGCAGCTCGGCCAGCGTCAAGTCGTGGCGCGGGGAGAAGCAAATCACGCGGCAGACGCCAGTTTCCAATTGTGAATGGAGGAGGGGGAACGGGGAGGCTGGTGCGTCAGCGCTGAGCGCTGCGCGCGGCGCCTCCAGGAGGGCGGGGAAGTCGTTGTCGAACACATAGACGCCGGTGTATGGCGGGTTGACCGCGCCGGTGGCGCGCGTGTTGCCCGGGCACAGGTAGCACGCCGGGTCGTATTCGGGCCGCCGCGCCTGCGTCCCTTTCTCCACTGCGCCCAGCCACGGGCGCGTCGCGCGCTGTGGCGAGACCAGAATCCACTCGTCGGTGAGTGGGTTGTAACGACGATGCGGCAGCGACCGATTCATGCGCCGAATTGTCGCGCAGCCCTTCGGGCAGACAAGCCGGCTTGCCTGCTATCTCGGTTGGAAATCGTCTCCCAGGATGACCAGCGCGTCGATCGGGCTATTGGGGTCGGAGATGGTGGCCACGCTCGTCAACGTCAATCCCAGCTCGGCGGCCAGTCGCTGCGCCATGTCCGGCTTGCCCCGATAGTCCACGATGACCGTGCGCGAGTAACGCGCAGGCGCATTGGCGATGTTCTCGACGATAACCCCGCGACTTTCGAGGTAGGCCTTTGTCCTGGCTGCCAGCCCCGCGCGCAGCGTGCCGTTCTGGATGGCGATGCGCATGAAGCCGATCGAAGCCGGCGCCTCTGTCTGCGCTGAGGCCGGTGGGTTGTAGAATCGTTCGCGCAGCTCGCGCACCCGCTCGCGGATCGGGATGAGGACGCTGCCGCCCTGGGGCGTTGTCCAGGGCTGCGCCGCCGTCTCGTCAATGGCTACGCGCGCGATGCGGTCATCGGGGATGTCCTTGGCCATCAGGGCGAGCTGGACGATCTCGACCGTATTCAGGTCGGTCTGGACGGCGCTGCTGAGCGCTTGGAGGATTTGCGGAATCCGCGGCAACACGTTTGTGGCGGCGTCGGTTGTGCGCAGCTTGTCGCGCAGGGCGAGCACGATCTGTTGTTGTCGGCGCATGCGGTCGAAGTCGCTCGCGCCGTGTCGCGTGCGCGCGTACTTCAGGGCCGTGCGTCCGTCCAGCACATGCCAGCCGGCCGGTAAGGCGAACGGCGCGTAGCCGTAGGCGTCGTCGGGATAAGTCGCATCGTAGATGTCGCGATCGTTGTAAATCTCGACGCCGCCCAATAGGTCCACCAGCGCGATGAGCGCCGTGAAGTTCACGCGCGCGTAGTGATGGATCGGGACGCCGAGGTTGTATTCCACCGCGCGCATTGCGTACTCTGGTCCGCCGTAGACGTGCGCTGTGTTGATGCGATCTTGCCCGCGTCCGGCAACGGCACATACAGGTCTCGCGGGATGCTCAGGATGCCTGCCGTGCGCTCGAGCGGATCGAGCGTCAGCAAGATGAGTGTGTCGGCGCGGGCGGAATTGGGGTCTTCGCCAGGCCGCTGGTCTATGCCTAGCAGCAACACGGTAATGCGCTCCTGGCCTTGCCATACTCCAATCTCCGACAGGTCGAGGGGCGGCGCCGAATCGCCGCCGTTGACCACTTGCTCCATGCGCTGCGTCAGATCGTTTGCCACGCGCAAGGCCAGCCCGCCGACCGTCGGCAGCACGAACAGCGCAATCCCTACGACGATGAGGACGGCAAACCCATTTAAGCGTCTGCGCCGTCGTGGAGAAGATGGGTTCGGGGTCATATCCGGGTCAGGGCGGATGACGCAACGTTCGGCGGGCCATTCTACGCAAAATCTTTTGCGCTCTCGATGGCCAGGGCGGCGAGATGTAACGACCCCGCGATGCAGATGACATCGTCGCGCGCCGCGCGCGCGAGCGTTTGCCGAACGGCTGATGCAACCGCTGATGCGGTAAACACGCGGGGGACTGCTGGGCCTCGCTGCGCGTCACGGGGGGGATGAGACAAATC is part of the Candidatus Roseilinea sp. genome and harbors:
- a CDS encoding hypothetical protein (possible pseudo, frameshifted); the protein is MTPNPSSPRRRRRLNGFAVLIVVGIALFVLPTVGGLALRVANDLTQRMEQVVNGGDSAPPLDLSEIGVWQGQERITVLLLGIDQRPGEDPNSARADTLILLTLDPLERTAGILSIPRDLYVPLPDAGKIASTQRTSTADQSTQCARWNTTSASRSITTRA
- the glpQ gene encoding hypothetical protein, coding for MPAMNHWLDPTDRPLIIGHRGASAHAPENTLAAFMLAQAQGADGVELDVRRCATGEVVVIHDDTVNRTTDGEGRVRALSLAALRRLDAGNGERIPTLDEVIIATAGAPRPFLLNIEVKNDATPFDGLERQVVEVVRRHGCEDRVLFSSFNPMAVRRLAQLAPDIPRGILYHHAMPAYLRHVWMAPLAPHEFRHPDIRFITPEYVTKLKAQGKRVNTWTVNARADIVRAAAGGVHGIIGDSPLAMREALGI
- a CDS encoding hypothetical protein (possible pseudo, frameshifted), which produces MRAVEYNLGVPIHHYARVNFTALIALVDLLGGVEIYNDRDIYDATYPDDAYGYAPFALPAGWHVLDGRTALKYARTRHGASDFDRMRRQQQIVLALRDKLRTTDAATNVLPRIPQILQALSSAVQTDLNTVEIVQLALMAKDIPDDRIARVAIDETAAQPWTTPQGGSVLIPIRERVRELRERFYNPPASAQTEAPASIGFMRIAIQNGTLRAGLAARTKAYLESRGVIVENIANAPARYSRTVIVDYRGKPDMAQRLAAELGLTLTSVATISDPNSPIDALVILGDDFQPR
- a CDS encoding decaprenyl-phosphate phosphoribosyltransferase; translation: MKSNEAAVAPFHISRAALGLLRSMRPKQWTKNIFIFAALVFDGKLFRPGPLINTLIGFAVLCLLSSAVYLINDCADANADRAHPTKRNRPIARGDVPIPLAVVWAALLSAVSLAVAFAVNLAFGAIALVYLAMSTLYTFRLKHVVILDVIFLAAGFVLRVAAGTPLVDAERFSPWLYTCMALLALLIGFGKRRAELVELGGRSATRASLDHYSLPLLDQIIAIVTGALIVSYTFYTFFAPQLPPNHAMMLTVPFVVYALFRYLYLVHVKGEGGAPDELALKDRPLQVTFVLWALVAIAVLYAG
- the galT gene encoding galactose-1-phosphate uridylyltransferase, whose product is MNRSLPHRRYNPLTDEWILVSPQRATRPWLGAVEKGTQARRPEYDPACYLCPGNTRATGAVNPPYTGVYVFDNDFPALLEAPRAALSADAPASPFPLLHSQLETGVCRVICFSPRHDLTLAELPVAQIRAVVDAWVTQCEELGARDDIAYIQLFENKGEIMGASNPHPHGQLWATRHIPTEVVKETRGQLRYLTGRYGRDGETAGQEGVEQLGASPSGLPLLLDYLEIEQQAGERIIFENAHFVCLVPFWAIWPFETMILPKRHTRRMVELTEPERDALADALKRMTTRYDNLFEVAFPYTMGVHQAPYDGEPHEEWQMHLHFYPPLLRSATVRKFMVGYEMLAQPQRDITPEQAAERLRGLSEARFA